The following is a genomic window from Shewanella avicenniae.
TGCCCGATGCCAACAAGACACAAGTGATCAATCAACTGGTGGGCGCGGCTGTTGGTGCTGCCGGACAACGCTGTATGGCGATATCGGTCGCGGTGTTTGTCGGCCAAAGTTATTCATGGGTGGAGGAACTTCGCGCTGCTTTGAGCAAGGTGACCCCGGGGCTGTGGAATGACTCCAATGCCGCCTTTGGTCCGTTAATTAGTCCAGCGGCAAAGGTGCGCGTACTCAGGCTGATTGAGTCCGGTAAAGCAGAAGGGGCAACTTGTCTGCTTGATGGCTCAGCGGCTGTGGTGACTGGCTATGAACAGGGCAATTGGGTTGGGCCGACGTTATTTACGGATGTCACGACCGAAATGAGCCTCTATCGCGAGGAGATATTTGGTCCTGTGCTCTGCTGTCTTCATGTTGACACGCTTGATGAGGCGATTGCGTTAGTTAACGCCAACCCTTACGGCAATGGTACGTCCATTTTTACTGCCAGCGGTGCTGCCGCACACCAATATCAGCAACAAGTTGAGGTCGGGCAGGTGGGCATTAATGTGCCGATTCCAGTGCCATTACCATTTTTCTCATTTACAGGCTGGAAGGGCAGTTTTTATGGTGATCAACACGCCTATGGCAAACAAGCGGTGCGGTTCTATACCGAAACCAAAACCGTTACTAGTCGCTGGTTTGCCGATGATGTCGTGAGCTCACCGAATATGACAATCTCCCTGAAGTAATGGCTAACACTGAGAGGTGAGCTGATGGATTTTCGTTTAACCGAAGAACAGCGCCAATTTGTTGAATTAGCAGAGCAATTTGCCGCAGAAAAATTGGCGCCGAATGCGGCCAAGTGGGACGCCGAACACTATTTCCCGAAAGAGGTGATTCAACAGGCGGGTGAGTTGGGCTTTTGTGCCTTGTATTCGCCTGAAGATGCTGGTGGCTTGGGCTTATCGCGTTTAGACAGCGCATTGATTTTTGAGGCATTAGCCAAGGGCTGTACCACAACCACTGCGATGATCACCATTCATAACATGGCCACTTGGATGATCACCACATGGGGCACCGCCCCTATTAAAGCGCAGTGGGCACCGGGGCTAACGAGCGGGGAACAACTAGCGTCCTATTGCCTGACTGAGCCCAACGCCGGTAGCGATGCGGCGGCGCTCACCACCAGCGCTCAACAAGATGGTGATCACTATATTCTCAATGGCGCCAAGGTATTTATATCAGGTGCTGGCGCAACCGATGTATTAGTGGTGATGGCGCGGACTGGCGATGCGGGGCCAAAGGGCATTTCGGCGTTTGTGGTAGCGGCCAATGCCGCAGGCGTTAGTTATGGTAAGGCGGAAGAGAAGATGGGGTGGAATGCACAGCCCACCCGCGAAGTCACTTTTGATAACGTGCGCATTAGCAAAGACGCGTTGCTGGGCGATGAGGGCGACGGTTTTTGTATGGCGATGAAAGGCCTTGATGGCGGGCGAATTAATATTGCCGCCTGCTCATTGGGCACAGCGCAAGCTGCCATTGAACACTCGATGGAATATATGGCGGAAAGACAACAGTTTGGTAAACCGCTGAGTGCCTTTCAAGCCTTGCAATTCAAGTTGGCGGATATGGTGACTGAGCTAACCGCCGCGCGCCAATTAGTCTATTTCGCCGCAGCACAGCTTGACCAACAACATCCTCAAGCAACCACCTATTGTGCGATGGCAAAGCGCTTTGCCACAGATGTTGGCTTTCAGGTTTGTGACAGCGCCTTACAGCTGCATGGTGGCTATGGTTACATTCGAGAATATCCGCTGGAGCGCTATTTTCGAGACTCTCGGGTGCATCAAATTTTAGAAGGCACCAATGAAATTATGCGGGTGATTATCGCCCGTAAACTGTTGGATAGCGGTATCTCAGCATTGGCGCGCTAAGCGTTAGGAGTCGGTTTATGTCAGGGTTACGTCATCAAATTGAGGGGCATTGCGCGGTTATCACTATTGATAATCCACCGGCAAATACCTGGACTTCGGAGTCACTGAATCAGTTAACCGAATTACTGCATCAGCTGGAGCAAGACCACACGATTTACAGTCTGATCATTACCGGCGCGGGGGAGAAGTTTTTTTCAGCCGGCGCTGAACTTCGCTTGTTTGCTGATGGCAATAAAACCAAAGCGGCCAGCATGGCGTTGGCCTTCGGTGAAGCCTTTGAAACCTTAAGTGCGTTTCGTGGGGTGACAATTGCCGCAATCAACGGATATGCCATGGGCGGCGGGCTGGAAGTAGCGCTGGCTTGCGATATTCGAATCGCTGAGCAACAAGCGCAATTGGCGCTCCCCGAAGCCTCAGTCGGCCTATTACCTTGTGCCGGAGGCACGCAAAACTTGACTGCTTTGGTGGGCGAAGGTTGGGCCAAACGGATGATCTTGTGCGGCGAACGCTTGACCGCAGCCTTTGCATTAGCCATCGGTTTAGTTGAGCAGGTCACTGACGCCGGGCAAGCGCTTACTGAAGCGCGAAAGTTAGCGAAGCAAGTTGAACGTCAAAGCCCGAGCAGTGTGCGCGCCTGCAAGCAGCTAATTCAAGCGGGACGCAGCATGCCACGCAATAAAGCGCTGCCACGAGAGCGAGAACTATTTATTGAGCTGTTTGATGGGGCAGACCAACAAGAAGGGGTTAACGCGTTTTTAGAAAAGCGTTCACCGCAGTGGCAAAACGACTAGTTGATATAAAAACTAAGCGTTATGCAGTCGTTAGTTTTAATAAAAATATAATCAAAAACAGCAAGATAGATAGTATTAAACCTAGGAGTTTTGCTTGGAATCAATAATTTTTTCGACCCTTGCCAGTAGCAAGGGCAAACAGATCGGCATCGCCACCTTGAACGCTGAAAAGTCACTCAATGCCCTCAGTGTGACGATGGTGGATGCGCTAACAAAGCAGCTAACCCTCTGGCAGCAAGACCCGCAGATTGCGGCGGTGTTGCTTGATGCGGTAGGGGATAAAGCATTTTGTGCCGGCGGCGATGTGCGCGCGCTTTATCATGCTCGGCAGCAGAACCCGCAGCATTTTGTTGCCCAAGTCAGCGATTTTTTTGAGGCTGAGTACCGCCTCGATTATCAACTGCATACCTTCGGTAAACCTGTGTTGGTGTGGGGTGATGGGATTGTGATGGGCGGCGGCATAGGCTTACTGATGGGCGCTAGCCACCGCATTGTCACTGAGCGTTCTCGGTTAGCGATGCCCGAGGTCACCATCGGCTTATATCCCGATGTGGGAGGCACTTATTTTCTCAGCCGTATGCAAGGCAAGCTGGGGTTATTTTTGGGGCTTACCGCCTATAACTTAACTGCGGCGGATGCGCGTTACGTCGGCATGGCCAATCACTTTTTGGCTTCGTCGGAAAAACAGCGGCTGTTGCACGCATTAACGGCGGTGGCATGGGGTGAAAATCACAGCCTTAACAAACAAAAATTGCACGATGTTTTGGATGACCTCGAAATCAGCTCGACTGAGCATGTGGGTAAAAGTCGCCTTAAAGCCAATCAAGGATTGATCGACAAACTGATGGACGGGCGGATCGGCGAGATTGTTAGCCGAATGCAGCAATTAGCCAGCAGTGAAACTTGGCTGGAACGGGCCAAGGCTACCATGTTGGCCGGAAGTCCACAAAGTTGGTTGCTGGCGGACGCGCAGTGTCAGTTGGGGCGCGAGATGAGCTTAGCTGAATGTTTTCGGTTTGAACTGGGGCTAAGTATAAACTGTTGTGTGCTTGGCGATTTTTGTGAAGGAGTACGGGCATTGCTGGTGGATAAAGATCGTCAGCCACAATGGGCCTATGGCGCACAGACTTTTCCACCCGATTCACAGTTACAAGCTTTGTTAACGTCACCGTTTAGCGGCGACCATCCTTTGGCAGATTTATAGCCGCATCCTATCGGCATATGTGCGGATAATGAGGTAACACGATGACAACCGTAGCATTTATTGGTTTGGGGAACATGGGCGCACCGATGGCGGCAAATCTGTTAAAACAGGGATTTACCGTGCGAGTGTTTGATTTGAATCCATCGTTGGTCAGCACCTTAGCTGACCAAGGTGCTTTCGCCTGCCCCAGTGCTTGTGGTGCAGCCGCTGGCGCTGATGTGGTGATCAGTATGCTGCCTGAAGGGCGTCACTCGCGCGCACTTTATCTCGGTGGTGGTGATGCCCAAGGACTGCTCGCTACCGTTGCCAAAGATACACTGCTGATTGATTGTTCTACTATCGATGTCGAGTCGGCAAAATCGATAGCCGTCGCGGCCGCAGCAAAAGGGCTCGACTTTGTGGATGCGCCGGTTTCTGGTGGCACAGCGGGCGCAGCGGCGGGCACTCTGACCTTTATTTGCGGCGGAGAAGTCGACGCCGTGATGCGCGCTAAGCCAATATTACAGGCAATGGGGCGCAATATTTTTCATGCAGGCGCGGCGGGTTGCGGTCAAATTGCCAAAATTTGCAATAACATGCTATTGGGCGTGTTGATGGCAGGCACTTGCGAAGCCTTGAGTTTAGGGATGGATAACGGTTTGGATCCGCAGGTGCTGTCGGATATTATGAAGGCCAGCAGCGGTGGTAATTGGACCTTAGAAAAATATAACCCTTGCCCAGGTGTGATGCCCGGTGTGCCCGCCTCAAAAGGCTATCAAGGCGGCTTTATGGTGGATTTGATGGTCAAAGACTTAGGCTTGGCGGGGCAAACAGCCTTAACAAGCCATTCAGCTACGCCAATGGGCAGCCTTGCGCGTAACCTATTTTTACACCATGCAAGGCAGGGGTTTGGCGACAAAGATTTTTCTAGCTTGTTTTCCCAATTCCGCTCCAAGTCAGAATAAAAGGATATTCAATGGAAATTAAAGGCAAAGTAGTTGCCATCACTGGTGGTGCCGGTGGTTTAGGTTTTGCTATGGCGCAAATGCTTGCTAACCGTGGGGCACGTTTAGCGTTGATCGATGTTGACCAAGAGAAATTAGAGCACGCTTGTGCCTTGTTAGGTGAAGTCGATGTCCAAGGCTATGCGGTTGATATCACCGATGAAGAGGATGTGATTGCTACCTTTCGTTTTATTTTGGAAGACTTTGGTCAACTGAATGTCTTGGTAAACAACGCCGGTATTTTATTTGATGGCATGTTAGTGAAAGCCAAAGACGGCAAAGTGACTGACCGTATGTCATTTGAGCAGTTCCAAGCGGTGATTAACGTCAATCTGACCGGCAGTTTCCTCTGTGGTCGAGAAGCCGCCGCAGCGATGATCGAGTCGTCTCAGCCGGGGGTGATCATCAATATTTCCAGTATCGCCCGTGCCGGTAACATTGGCCAAAGCAACTATGCCGCGTCTAAAGCGGGTGTCGCCGCAATGGCGATTGGCTGGGCAAAAGAGTTAGCTCGTTATCAAATTCGTTCATTGGCAATTGCTCCCGGGGTGATAGCGACCGATATGACCGCCGCGATGAAGCCAGAAGCGCTCGAACGGTTAGAAAAAGCGGTGCCGGTTGGTCGATTGGGCGAAGCGGAAGAAATTGCCAATACCGTCTGTTTTGCTATCGAAAATAGCTACATCAATGGTCGCGTGATTGAAATTGACGGCGGCCTGTCGCTGTAACCTAATTGAAGCCATTTAGCGCACTCACTTTGATGATGGCACCTAAAACGTCTGCACTCAGTTGCAGACGTTTTTTATGCGCTAAGCCATTTGAAAATGGACAAAAGTTGACAACTCACACGGCGCATTGAACAATCCTTGCGACTGTAGTTCCAAGTGGTAGGTGGTTGTTGGGTGGCTCATTGGCTGATCAGCGGGTGTAAAAAGTGTTTGTTATGGGTTGGATATGCTGGCGTTGTGGTCAATTATTCAGGCTTTTTGTATCTGCTATTTAGCGGAAGCTCCACCATACCCTTTCATTGGTTTTTTCTGATATCACCTTGGTTGTGCATCTATTTTGGTTTACCCCATCAGCAACAGCAAAATGTCATTCGCTGGTTTCTGAGAAAATTCAAATAACGATATTGCAGTAAACCTGCTTTGTTAATGGCAGAACTTGAGGGCAAAACATGAACAGCATCGGTGCTGTGGCGCGGTTTATCGGGCTTTCGTTAATGGCGTTTTTATTCGGTTGCTCAAAAGCGCCCGAATCTGCGCCTGTTGTGGCGCCACAACCTCAACCATCGTTTACTCCCTATGGCAGTTGGTCATCACCTATTACAGCGAGTGCGGTCTACAGCGCCTTTTCTGCCATCGGAGAGCTGCAAAGTAGCGGCGATATGCTGTATTTCGTTGAGTCAGATCCCGCAGCACAAGGGCAGTCAGGTATTAAACGACTGGATAGCAATGATAACGTTATTCAAGTGGTTGATGCTCAATTTGGCGTGGGCAGCCGCGTTCACGAATACGGCGGTGCGCCATTCCTCGCCATTGGCAACAGCATTTTTGCCACCAAAATGGCTGACCAACGTTTGTATCGTATTGCGCCTAATCAACCGCCAGTGCCGTTAACCCCTGAGGGCACTCGCCAAGCCGACTGTGTGTTTTTCACCAAAGGCTCGCGGATTTTATGTGTACGCGAAGATCATCGAGTGGATGGCGAAGCAACGGCAAGCTTAGTTGCGGTGAATCTTAATCAGCCGGGCGAGGGCGAGGTTTACCTCTCAGGGCAAGACTTTTTCAGCTCACCCACCATCAACCCTAGTAACACCCAAGCTGCATGGTTAACCTGGGAACATCCCAATATGCCGTGGGATAACACCCAACTATGGCGTGGTGAACTCGATAAAAAAGGCGCCATCATTCAGCCGCAGCAAGTGAAATTGCCGACCAATGGCGCCATTATGCAGCCGCAATATAGCCCTGATGGCACGCTCTATTTTATTGCGGATTTTGACAACTGGTGGAATCTCTATCGCATCAATGCCATGGGGAACATTGAGCAGGTTACTCAGCTCACCGGTGAGATTGGTGGCCCCGCGTGGGGATTAGGTCGAAATGATTACGCCTTTGAAAGCAATCAGCATGTGATTGTCGGTTTACAGCAACAGGGACATCTGGATTTACTTCGAGTGGATCTTGATTCAGGCGTCAGTGAGACTCTAGCGACTGATTTTGCTTCGGTGAAGCAGTTAATAAGCCATCAGGGGCAGGTCTATTTTGTCGGTGCTAAAGAAACCCCAGAGCGCGGTATTTATCGCGTTACTGGCCGTGGCACCGAATTAGTCTATGCACCTGAAATCGCAGCCGTCGAACCCAGTTATATCGCCAAGCCGGTCAGTATGAGTTTTACCACTGCGGATGGCAGTACTGCTTATGGCTTGTATTACCCGCCAACCAATCCGAATTTTGTGGCAGATACTGGCAGTTTACCGCCGTTAATTATGATGTTGCACGGTGGGCCAACCGCCGCGGCCAGTGCGGCCTACAGTGGCGATATTCAATTTTGGACCAGTCGCGGATTTGCTGTGTTTAATCTGAATTATCGCGGCAGCACAGGTTATGGTCGTGAATTTCGCCGCAGCCTTTACGGCAACTGGGGTGTTGCTGATGTCGAAGATGCCATCTATGCCGCTAAATATCTGGTGCAGCAAAAACTCGCTGATCCTGAAAAACTGGCGATTCGTGGTGGTAGCGCGGGTGGCTTTAGCGTGTTAGCGGCATTGGCGTTCCACGACACCTTTAAAGCGGGCACCAGTTATTATGGTGTCAGTGATATCGAGGTGTTAGCCAAAGAAACCCATAAGTTTGAGTCACGCTACCTCGATCAACTGATTGGTCCCTATCCGCAAATGCAGCAAACCTATCGTGATCGCTCGCCCTTGTATCATCTTGACGGTTTAAATGAACCTTTGCTGCTGTTTCAAGGATTGGAGGATAAAGTCGTCCCGCCCAATCAATCTGAGATGATCTATCGTGGCCTCGTTGATAAGGGTGTGCCGACAGCCTATGTGGCATTCGCGGGGGAAGGGCATGGCTTCAAACAGCCACAGCACAATATTTTGGCGCTGGAAACCGAACTTGCTTTTTATGGGCGCGTATTTGGCTTCACTCCTGCAGGAGAACTGCCGTCAGTCCCGTTGCAAAATGCTCAAGTGCTGGCGCGTTAATCGGCCTTACAACATTTGCTCGACAGCCCCTCAATGATGGGGCAATCGGGCGTGTCGCCGCCGTGACATTGATTGACCAATTCGCTTAATTCATGATGCAGTGCCTGTAGGCGCTGCATTCTCTGTTCAAGCACCAAAAGATGTTCACTTGCCAGCTTTTTCACATCACTGGCGCATCGTGCAGGATCATGCTTGAGTTGCAGCAAGCTGCGGCACTCTTCAATGCTAAATCCCAATTCACGACAATGCTGCACAAAGTTAAGTGCGGTCAGCTGTTGCTCGCTATATTCTCGATAACCATTGGCACCGCGATGACCTTTGACAAGGCCAATGTCGTGATAGTAACGAATACTTTTGACTGACAGCCCGGTTTTTGCGGCCACATCCCCAATTTTCATTCGACCTCCGACATATGTGCGTCACACTATCGATAGCTGTGGTTGACTCTCCTGTTACTGGAGACTTTACCCTGAGTACATTAGCTATGACAATCGGTTTAACTGGGTGTGCAGCTGTCGCCCATGAAGCGTGAAGAAGGTTTGAGATGACATCGTATCAATTTCATATCAGTAATATGCACTGTAAAGGATGTGCTCGCAAAATTACCGCACTGTTTGACGCTGAACCTCATGTTACGGTGACTACCGATGTGGCGAGCAAATTGCTGAGATTATCTTTGGCTGACGGTGCAAGTTTAACCGAGCAAGAGGTTAGCGAGCGGTTGGCGCAAGCCAATTATCAAGCTGAGCCAGCTGTGGCGTCCTGGCATAGATTCTCTGTGCCTGATATGCACTGCGGTCATTGTGAAAAATCGATTCGCGCCGCATTGCTTGATGCGGAACAGGTGCAAGTCGACTTGGAAAGTCGTCAAGTGGCAGTGTTGACATTGCTCAGTGCAGAAGCGGTGCGACAACAGATTAATGACGCCGGCTTTACTGCTGAACCGATTGCTGTTGAACAGCACCGTGCTGACTTTGAGCAAGTCAAGCAAGCGGCCGAAGCTCTCGTTTCGCAAACGCCAAATGGACAGCTTGAATCTGCCTCCAGTGCGCAAAAATTACGGCTGTTTGTGCCAGAGATGAGCTGTGCCAGTTGTGTGGCGAAAATTGAAAAGGCCTTTGAGGCAGCAGGCGTAGCCGCGCGGGTGAACTTGGCCGATAAGCAAGTCTCGATGGAAAACGACATTGCCGTTGCTCAGGCGCAGCAGATCCTGCAAACCGCGGGTTATCGCGGTGAGCTGATTGAAAATGCTGCCGATGCGATAGCCGATAAAGCGGCGCATGATGCGAAGGAATATCGCACCCGGTTAATTCAAGCCGCAGCGACGCTGGGTGTTGGCGTGCCGATGATGCTATGGGGTTGGTTTGGCGGTCAGATGAGCGTAGATAGTGATGCAGCTCGGCTTGGCTGGGGCTTGGCCGCTATCTTGTGTCTCATTCTTCTGCTGGATTGCGGTGGCCATTTCTTTGCGGGAGCTTGGCGAGCGTTGAAAGTCAAAAGTGCCAACATGGATAGCTTAATCGCCGTTGGCACCGGCACGGCTTGGCTGTATTCGGCACTCGTCGTTGCTGGGCCACAGTGGTTCCCGGCGGGAACCCGCCATGTGTATTTTGAAGCCAGTTTGATGATCCTTGGTCTTATCAATCTTGGCCATGCTCTGGAGCTACGCGCTCGCGGAAAAACCAGCTCAGCGGTGCAACAGCTCATCGGCCTACAAGCCAATAGTGCTTACTTAGTCA
Proteins encoded in this region:
- a CDS encoding acyl-CoA dehydrogenase family protein, encoding MDFRLTEEQRQFVELAEQFAAEKLAPNAAKWDAEHYFPKEVIQQAGELGFCALYSPEDAGGLGLSRLDSALIFEALAKGCTTTTAMITIHNMATWMITTWGTAPIKAQWAPGLTSGEQLASYCLTEPNAGSDAAALTTSAQQDGDHYILNGAKVFISGAGATDVLVVMARTGDAGPKGISAFVVAANAAGVSYGKAEEKMGWNAQPTREVTFDNVRISKDALLGDEGDGFCMAMKGLDGGRINIAACSLGTAQAAIEHSMEYMAERQQFGKPLSAFQALQFKLADMVTELTAARQLVYFAAAQLDQQHPQATTYCAMAKRFATDVGFQVCDSALQLHGGYGYIREYPLERYFRDSRVHQILEGTNEIMRVIIARKLLDSGISALAR
- a CDS encoding enoyl-CoA hydratase — translated: MSGLRHQIEGHCAVITIDNPPANTWTSESLNQLTELLHQLEQDHTIYSLIITGAGEKFFSAGAELRLFADGNKTKAASMALAFGEAFETLSAFRGVTIAAINGYAMGGGLEVALACDIRIAEQQAQLALPEASVGLLPCAGGTQNLTALVGEGWAKRMILCGERLTAAFALAIGLVEQVTDAGQALTEARKLAKQVERQSPSSVRACKQLIQAGRSMPRNKALPRERELFIELFDGADQQEGVNAFLEKRSPQWQND
- a CDS encoding enoyl-CoA hydratase/isomerase family protein; protein product: MESIIFSTLASSKGKQIGIATLNAEKSLNALSVTMVDALTKQLTLWQQDPQIAAVLLDAVGDKAFCAGGDVRALYHARQQNPQHFVAQVSDFFEAEYRLDYQLHTFGKPVLVWGDGIVMGGGIGLLMGASHRIVTERSRLAMPEVTIGLYPDVGGTYFLSRMQGKLGLFLGLTAYNLTAADARYVGMANHFLASSEKQRLLHALTAVAWGENHSLNKQKLHDVLDDLEISSTEHVGKSRLKANQGLIDKLMDGRIGEIVSRMQQLASSETWLERAKATMLAGSPQSWLLADAQCQLGREMSLAECFRFELGLSINCCVLGDFCEGVRALLVDKDRQPQWAYGAQTFPPDSQLQALLTSPFSGDHPLADL
- the mmsB gene encoding 3-hydroxyisobutyrate dehydrogenase, which codes for MTTVAFIGLGNMGAPMAANLLKQGFTVRVFDLNPSLVSTLADQGAFACPSACGAAAGADVVISMLPEGRHSRALYLGGGDAQGLLATVAKDTLLIDCSTIDVESAKSIAVAAAAKGLDFVDAPVSGGTAGAAAGTLTFICGGEVDAVMRAKPILQAMGRNIFHAGAAGCGQIAKICNNMLLGVLMAGTCEALSLGMDNGLDPQVLSDIMKASSGGNWTLEKYNPCPGVMPGVPASKGYQGGFMVDLMVKDLGLAGQTALTSHSATPMGSLARNLFLHHARQGFGDKDFSSLFSQFRSKSE
- a CDS encoding SDR family oxidoreductase, which translates into the protein MEIKGKVVAITGGAGGLGFAMAQMLANRGARLALIDVDQEKLEHACALLGEVDVQGYAVDITDEEDVIATFRFILEDFGQLNVLVNNAGILFDGMLVKAKDGKVTDRMSFEQFQAVINVNLTGSFLCGREAAAAMIESSQPGVIINISSIARAGNIGQSNYAASKAGVAAMAIGWAKELARYQIRSLAIAPGVIATDMTAAMKPEALERLEKAVPVGRLGEAEEIANTVCFAIENSYINGRVIEIDGGLSL
- a CDS encoding S9 family peptidase; the protein is MNSIGAVARFIGLSLMAFLFGCSKAPESAPVVAPQPQPSFTPYGSWSSPITASAVYSAFSAIGELQSSGDMLYFVESDPAAQGQSGIKRLDSNDNVIQVVDAQFGVGSRVHEYGGAPFLAIGNSIFATKMADQRLYRIAPNQPPVPLTPEGTRQADCVFFTKGSRILCVREDHRVDGEATASLVAVNLNQPGEGEVYLSGQDFFSSPTINPSNTQAAWLTWEHPNMPWDNTQLWRGELDKKGAIIQPQQVKLPTNGAIMQPQYSPDGTLYFIADFDNWWNLYRINAMGNIEQVTQLTGEIGGPAWGLGRNDYAFESNQHVIVGLQQQGHLDLLRVDLDSGVSETLATDFASVKQLISHQGQVYFVGAKETPERGIYRVTGRGTELVYAPEIAAVEPSYIAKPVSMSFTTADGSTAYGLYYPPTNPNFVADTGSLPPLIMMLHGGPTAAASAAYSGDIQFWTSRGFAVFNLNYRGSTGYGREFRRSLYGNWGVADVEDAIYAAKYLVQQKLADPEKLAIRGGSAGGFSVLAALAFHDTFKAGTSYYGVSDIEVLAKETHKFESRYLDQLIGPYPQMQQTYRDRSPLYHLDGLNEPLLLFQGLEDKVVPPNQSEMIYRGLVDKGVPTAYVAFAGEGHGFKQPQHNILALETELAFYGRVFGFTPAGELPSVPLQNAQVLAR
- the cueR gene encoding Cu(I)-responsive transcriptional regulator, translating into MKIGDVAAKTGLSVKSIRYYHDIGLVKGHRGANGYREYSEQQLTALNFVQHCRELGFSIEECRSLLQLKHDPARCASDVKKLASEHLLVLEQRMQRLQALHHELSELVNQCHGGDTPDCPIIEGLSSKCCKAD